One Paracoccaceae bacterium genomic region harbors:
- a CDS encoding adenosylcobalamin-dependent ribonucleoside-diphosphate reductase has translation MSPFSTPIAEQIWDMKYRLKAADGTPVDRTVEDTWRRIARALAECEADPAQWEPVFYQALAGFRFLPAGRITAGAGTGRSVTLFNCFVMGTIPDTMPGIFESLKEAALTMQQGGGIGYDFSTIRPKGAEVRGVAADASGPLSFMDVWDAMCRTIMSAGSRRGAMMATMRCDHPDIEAFIEAKKDPARLRMFNLSVLVTDAFMAAVRDDAPWELSFGGKVFRTIPARDLWNRIMRSTYDVAEPGVIFIDRINAANNLSYVETIAATNPCGEQPLPPYGACLLGSINLAALVTGPFTAGATLDLAELDRLTRVAVRMMDNVVDTSRFPLPQQAAEAQAKRRIGLGVTGLADALLLVGLRYGSDSAVEMTETWMHAIARAAYLASVDLAREKGTFPLFDAEPYLASGTMRGMDEDVRAAIRTHGIRNALLTSVAPTGTISLYAGNVSSGIEPVFAYSYTRKVLQKDGSRTEEEVVDHAVALWRRLHGDAPLPDHFVNAQTLAPLDHVRMQAAAQKWVDSSISKTINCPEDISFNDFKDVYMAAWDMGCKGCTTYRPNDVTGSVLSVSESSEKTPAEQPAQLHAAPGGAEVVYLSEPLDRPTALEGQTYKLKWPGSEHALYITINDIVIAGHRRPFEVFINSKNMEHFAWTVALTRMISAVFRRGGDISFVVEELKAVFDPRGGAWMEGRYIPSILAAIGGVIERHLIAIGFIEGEGLGLKSDPKADVVALPRGRSCSSCGSHDLRMIEGCLTCAACGFSKCG, from the coding sequence ATGTCCCCTTTCTCCACCCCCATTGCCGAACAGATATGGGACATGAAGTATCGTCTGAAGGCGGCCGACGGCACGCCCGTCGACCGCACGGTCGAGGATACCTGGCGCCGCATCGCCCGTGCCCTCGCCGAATGCGAGGCCGATCCGGCACAGTGGGAACCCGTTTTCTATCAGGCACTTGCGGGGTTCAGGTTCCTGCCTGCGGGCCGCATCACGGCAGGCGCGGGCACCGGCCGGTCGGTCACGCTGTTCAACTGCTTCGTCATGGGCACGATCCCCGACACCATGCCCGGCATCTTCGAATCGCTGAAGGAAGCCGCGCTGACGATGCAGCAGGGCGGTGGAATCGGCTATGATTTCAGCACCATACGCCCGAAGGGCGCCGAGGTGCGCGGGGTCGCCGCCGATGCTTCGGGACCGCTCAGCTTCATGGATGTCTGGGACGCGATGTGCCGCACCATCATGTCGGCGGGGTCGCGGCGCGGCGCGATGATGGCCACCATGCGCTGCGACCACCCCGACATCGAGGCCTTCATCGAGGCCAAGAAAGACCCCGCCCGTTTACGGATGTTCAACCTGTCGGTGCTAGTCACCGACGCGTTCATGGCCGCCGTGCGGGACGACGCGCCATGGGAACTGTCCTTCGGGGGAAAGGTCTTTCGCACGATCCCCGCGCGCGACCTGTGGAACCGCATCATGCGCTCCACCTACGACGTGGCCGAACCCGGCGTGATCTTCATCGACCGGATCAACGCGGCCAACAACCTGTCGTATGTGGAAACGATCGCGGCCACCAATCCTTGTGGCGAACAGCCGCTCCCCCCCTATGGCGCCTGCCTGCTCGGGTCGATCAACCTGGCCGCGCTCGTCACCGGCCCCTTCACTGCCGGCGCCACGCTCGACCTGGCAGAGCTTGACCGCCTGACCCGCGTCGCCGTCCGCATGATGGACAATGTGGTGGACACCAGCCGCTTCCCCCTGCCGCAGCAGGCCGCCGAGGCGCAGGCCAAGCGCCGCATCGGCCTGGGCGTGACCGGCCTCGCCGATGCGCTGCTGCTGGTCGGGCTTCGCTATGGCTCTGATTCTGCTGTGGAAATGACCGAAACCTGGATGCACGCCATTGCCCGTGCGGCCTATCTCGCCTCGGTCGACCTGGCGCGCGAAAAGGGCACCTTTCCGCTGTTCGACGCCGAACCCTACCTCGCCTCGGGCACCATGCGCGGGATGGACGAGGACGTCCGCGCCGCCATCCGCACCCATGGCATCCGCAATGCGCTGCTGACCTCGGTCGCCCCCACCGGAACCATAAGCCTTTATGCCGGCAACGTTTCCTCGGGGATCGAGCCGGTTTTCGCCTACAGCTACACCCGCAAGGTGCTCCAGAAGGACGGCAGCCGGACCGAGGAGGAGGTGGTGGACCACGCCGTCGCGCTGTGGCGCAGGCTGCACGGCGACGCCCCGCTGCCCGACCATTTCGTGAACGCCCAGACGCTGGCCCCGCTTGACCATGTGCGGATGCAGGCGGCGGCACAGAAATGGGTGGATTCGAGCATCTCCAAGACGATCAACTGCCCCGAGGACATTTCCTTCAACGATTTCAAGGATGTCTACATGGCGGCATGGGACATGGGCTGCAAGGGCTGCACCACCTATCGCCCCAACGACGTCACCGGTTCGGTGCTCAGCGTCTCGGAATCCTCGGAAAAGACGCCGGCCGAGCAGCCCGCACAACTGCACGCGGCGCCCGGCGGGGCCGAGGTGGTCTATCTTTCCGAACCGCTCGACCGCCCGACGGCGCTGGAAGGTCAGACCTACAAGCTGAAATGGCCGGGCTCCGAGCACGCGCTCTACATCACCATCAACGACATCGTCATCGCCGGGCACCGCCGCCCCTTCGAAGTGTTCATCAATTCCAAGAACATGGAGCATTTCGCCTGGACCGTCGCGCTGACCCGGATGATCAGCGCGGTGTTCCGGCGCGGCGGCGACATCTCGTTCGTCGTCGAGGAACTGAAGGCGGTGTTCGACCCGCGCGGCGGGGCCTGGATGGAAGGCCGCTACATCCCGTCGATCCTTGCCGCCATCGGCGGCGTGATCGAACGCCACCTGATCGCCATCGGCTTCATCGAGGGTGAGGGGCTGGGCCTGAAATCCGATCCCAAGGCCGATGTGGTGGCGCTGCCGCGCGGGCGCAGCTGTTCGTCCTGCGGCAGCCACGACCTGCGGATGATCGAGGGTTGCCTGACCTGCGCGGCCTGCGGATTCTCGAAGTGCGGCTAG
- a CDS encoding DUF1489 domain-containing protein, whose protein sequence is MRAMIHILKLCVGAESVEDLADWQASQAGRWPKGRAVHVTRMWPKREAEVLDGGSLYWVIKGLILCRQRILDLEQVTEGDGISRCAIHLDSAIHRTEAVPRRPFQGWRYFDPSEAPRDLDSGRIRDDLLPPEMARALADMGLR, encoded by the coding sequence CTGCGGGCCATGATTCACATTCTGAAGCTGTGCGTGGGCGCCGAAAGCGTCGAGGATCTGGCCGACTGGCAGGCCAGCCAGGCGGGCCGCTGGCCGAAGGGCCGGGCGGTGCATGTGACGCGGATGTGGCCGAAGCGCGAGGCCGAGGTGCTGGACGGGGGGTCGCTGTACTGGGTGATCAAGGGCTTGATCCTGTGCCGCCAGCGCATACTGGATCTGGAGCAGGTGACCGAGGGTGACGGGATCAGCCGCTGCGCGATCCATCTGGACAGCGCGATCCACCGGACCGAGGCGGTGCCGCGCAGGCCGTTCCAGGGCTGGCGGTATTTCGACCCGTCCGAGGCGCCCCGCGACCTCGATTCCGGCCGGATTCGCGACGATCTGCTGCCGCCGGAGATGGCGCGGGCGCTGGCGGACATGGGCTTGCGGTAG
- a CDS encoding sigma-54-dependent Fis family transcriptional regulator: protein MTARLFLVDDDADHLAALADLLTAAGHSVRGFPAAAAALDALAADPPDLLLTDLRMPGTDGLALLAALRSQAPDLPVILITGHGDVAHAVQAIRAGAEDFLEKPYDAAHLVAVIDRALRAHATRAEVGRLQTALADRTGTAILGDSRALRALRDRIAALAPLDVDVVITGETGTGKELAARALHGGSPRARAPYVAVNCAALPEAMFETIMFGHASGAFPGAGPARPGKIEAAQGGTLMLDEVEAMPQPLQAKLLRVLQERMVERLGENTLRPVDLRVIATTKTDLRAASAEGRFRADLFYRLAAAELATPPLRETGDDIALIFAHYAQLAARRYGRPDPALPYGLRRLLARRPWPGNVRELKAAAEAHALGLLDLRAGDAPVLPDATLADRVAAFEAREIAAALDRHRGNTVRAAETLGLPRRTLNDKMRRYGLTAEGPAPD from the coding sequence ATGACCGCGCGCCTGTTCCTGGTGGACGATGACGCCGACCACCTCGCCGCGCTGGCCGACCTGCTGACCGCGGCGGGCCATTCGGTGCGCGGCTTCCCCGCCGCCGCCGCGGCGCTCGACGCGCTTGCCGCCGATCCGCCCGACCTGCTGCTGACCGACCTGCGGATGCCCGGCACCGACGGGCTGGCGCTGCTCGCCGCGCTGCGGTCGCAGGCGCCCGACCTGCCGGTCATCCTGATCACCGGCCATGGCGACGTCGCCCATGCGGTGCAGGCGATCCGCGCCGGGGCCGAGGACTTTCTCGAAAAACCCTATGACGCGGCGCATCTGGTCGCGGTGATCGACAGGGCCCTGCGTGCCCATGCCACCCGGGCCGAGGTCGGGCGCCTGCAGACCGCGCTGGCCGACCGCACCGGCACGGCCATCCTGGGCGACAGCCGCGCCCTGCGCGCGCTGCGCGACCGGATCGCGGCGCTGGCCCCGCTGGATGTCGATGTGGTGATCACCGGCGAGACCGGCACCGGCAAGGAACTTGCGGCCCGCGCGCTGCACGGCGGCAGCCCGCGGGCGCGTGCCCCCTATGTCGCGGTGAACTGCGCCGCCCTGCCCGAGGCGATGTTCGAAACCATCATGTTCGGCCATGCCTCGGGCGCCTTCCCCGGCGCCGGCCCCGCCCGTCCGGGCAAGATCGAGGCCGCGCAGGGCGGCACCCTGATGCTCGACGAGGTCGAGGCGATGCCCCAGCCGCTCCAGGCCAAGCTCCTGCGCGTGCTGCAGGAACGCATGGTCGAACGGCTGGGCGAAAACACCCTGCGCCCGGTTGACCTGCGGGTGATCGCCACCACCAAGACCGACCTTCGCGCGGCCTCGGCCGAAGGCCGGTTCCGCGCCGACCTGTTCTACCGGCTGGCCGCCGCCGAACTGGCGACACCCCCCCTGCGCGAGACGGGTGACGACATCGCGCTGATCTTCGCGCATTACGCCCAGCTTGCCGCGCGCCGCTATGGCCGCCCCGACCCGGCGCTGCCCTACGGCCTGCGCCGCCTGCTGGCACGCCGCCCCTGGCCCGGAAATGTCCGCGAACTCAAGGCCGCCGCCGAGGCCCATGCGCTGGGCCTGCTCGACCTGCGCGCGGGCGATGCTCCGGTGCTGCCCGACGCCACGCTGGCCGACCGGGTGGCCGCCTTCGAGGCGCGCGAGATCGCTGCCGCGCTCGACCGGCACCGGGGCAACACCGTGCGCGCCGCCGAGACGCTGGGCCTGCCGCGCCGCACCCTGAACGACAAGATGCGCCGCTACGGCCTCACCGCGGAAGGTCCTGCGCCCGACTGA